One window from the genome of Methylophaga thalassica encodes:
- a CDS encoding cytochrome D1 domain-containing protein, with translation MWFQNAQKATLLRVAFFLSFCFILTSCADDKPEYALITNQLSSNVSVIDLSTQTVIKTIPVGEHPAGISVSPYHDMAFVTNPDGQTISVLDLKSLTELRQIKVGPGPVGVTSSKDGKRVYVADWYENNIRIINPDSGELIDTIAVGKSPAGLVSDAKNQRLYVANRDDNSVSFINLNTDEVTHTIDVGKSPFGLAISPDGSRVYSVNVESSDVTAIDTKTGNVINTIPVGEWPYCAVVSKDNKKLYVINQDEATISVVDTTSFNITNTIEIEDTPEGIDISADGSQLYAVNWGNNTVSVIDTKTEQVINSIETGKGPRSFGQFITTVE, from the coding sequence ATGTGGTTTCAAAATGCTCAAAAGGCGACTCTTCTCAGGGTCGCCTTTTTTCTTTCATTCTGCTTCATTCTAACTAGCTGTGCTGATGATAAGCCAGAGTATGCGCTGATTACCAATCAACTATCGAGTAATGTCAGCGTCATCGATCTCAGCACACAGACCGTTATCAAAACCATTCCTGTCGGTGAACACCCAGCTGGTATTAGTGTCAGCCCATATCATGATATGGCTTTTGTCACTAATCCAGACGGACAAACGATTTCTGTGCTTGATTTAAAGTCGCTTACTGAACTCCGTCAGATAAAAGTCGGGCCTGGACCTGTTGGTGTGACATCTTCTAAGGATGGTAAACGCGTCTATGTAGCAGACTGGTACGAAAATAATATTCGAATTATTAATCCTGACTCGGGAGAGTTAATCGATACGATTGCAGTTGGAAAGTCTCCTGCGGGTCTTGTCAGTGATGCAAAGAATCAGCGGCTATATGTGGCTAATCGCGATGATAACAGTGTGTCATTCATTAACCTCAACACTGACGAGGTTACCCATACCATCGATGTTGGTAAGTCACCATTTGGACTGGCCATTTCACCTGATGGCTCTCGTGTTTATAGTGTCAACGTTGAAAGCAGCGATGTCACTGCGATTGATACTAAAACAGGCAATGTCATCAACACTATTCCTGTCGGAGAATGGCCTTATTGCGCGGTTGTTAGTAAAGATAATAAAAAGCTTTACGTCATCAATCAGGATGAGGCGACCATCTCTGTAGTCGATACCACCTCTTTCAACATTACCAATACTATTGAGATTGAAGATACACCTGAAGGTATAGATATTAGCGCCGATGGTTCACAGCTTTATGCGGTAAACTGGGGAAATAATACCGTTTCTGTAATTGATACTAAAACAGAACAAGTCATTAATTCCATTGAAACAGGCAAGGGGCCTCGCTCCTTTGGACAGTTTATTACCACCGTTGAATAA